From the Lathyrus oleraceus cultivar Zhongwan6 chromosome 4, CAAS_Psat_ZW6_1.0, whole genome shotgun sequence genome, one window contains:
- the LOC127138758 gene encoding uncharacterized protein LOC127138758 — protein MTSWKKTITTPFKKACTFFKDQPTRDHKKSQTEQERSVIDLQGEVMACGYEDVQVMWSILDRTKSTANE, from the exons ATGACTTCTTGGAAGAAGACCATCACTACTCCTTTCAAGAAAGCTTGTACTTTCTTTAAAGATCAACCCACAAGGGATCACAAGAAATCTCAAACAG agCAAGAGAGAAGTGTAATTGATCTACAAGGTGAAGTAATGGCGTGTGGATATGAAGATGTTCAAGTTATGTGGTCAATTCTGGATAGGACTAAATCCACAGCCAATGAATAG